Part of the Zonotrichia albicollis isolate bZonAlb1 chromosome 2, bZonAlb1.hap1, whole genome shotgun sequence genome, AGAACTGGTGTGAAAATTCAGTCCTAGTTATGCACTCATCTGGTGGTGATTACAAGCCTCGTGAACTCCCAAAAGGTGTGTTTTTAATATGTGGAGACAGAGCATGGGCAGGTCTCCCTCCTCGTCTGCTCGGAGGTCCGTGTACATTTGGCAAGCTGAGCCTGTTAACACCAAATCGAACAAACCTAATACATTGGCAAACTAAAAACAACACACATACATTGGCTATCAAAAAAAGAGACCTAAGGCAATTAGACCCTGACTGTAATTCAGAAATTGTTCACTGGTCCAGACTAAAGGCCACTGCAATTACAGTCTTTCTGCCGTGGATCTCGGCAGCAAAAACTATGGGAGAATTAGGCCGATTGGAATGTTGGGTTGCAAAACAGGCAAACCTCACTTCTACTGCCCTGAGTGACCTCTTATCAGATGAGGAAATTACCAGGCAAGCCACCATTCAAAATAGGGCAGCCATAGACtatctgctccttctgcacaaccatcgctgtgaagaatttgaaggaCTCTGCTGTCTCGACTTGTCATCGAAGGCAGAGAATGTCCATGCCACAATTGACAAGATGAAAACTATGGTGAACGACATCAAGAGAGAAACTGACGATTGGCTgagtggacttttcaatggctggggactctcgggctggttgggatctattctgaaaactgtaattttagtgctgtttattttagttgtagttattgtagtttttagcattgtttttggagtaatcagacgcatggttctcaagttaatctcaagctcatctccccctcctgaggtctaccatttagaagccctcagtgctccagtggatgacctggaagcctcagtggaaaacactgaccctcctgtagaagaagaaccgatttaccaaccatggtttggcaatcattctgcaccataaacacagtcctcttctttttaaacaaaactagggggagatgttgtggtgtgtggCAATGTccggttttaaacttccggagcccttcccatgtgtacctatcccttctcccttccccctcaccccttgctgagtgtgccctgtcaatcaggctaacataccagcaaggcgtcgtgtgattcgtcgatttcaaaggatgctcctcaggcctgggggtcattggcctgtctaagtgtcatcctcccttgagaccctgcccccttcacctggttggtaactcacctgtcccctccccttcccctgtccccgagcttataaaaTGTGAATAAGACCATGCGGctttattctgttatcagcagtagcccagtgcagacatatctgtgctcatggaataaacatctggctaccttctagcagaatccgctcccttcttttcttcaccatcgccagaagctctcccctgaggtaaacggagtcctgtcttgtgccccgctgcactctgccgccagccaaggtatctttgaggtataacaccgcagagctgcctgtggcccagcagcgaaggtcagaactggcctgggcaccatctaactggttatattggg contains:
- the LOC141728207 gene encoding uncharacterized protein LOC141728207, which codes for MRPSLLLVLLAIISPAISWLVPQPKANVWTTLARALGQDHICLSTATASDPLSTCLVGVPFKSSEFPNEMWSALNEVNLLAPSPGRYPADNPLLFWQEWARKLPVSKREPQEFHLLGSMNATFCIHFKFNSRLPYHEAKPNTYPNPSNPLYTDKNWCENSVLVMHSSGGDYKPRELPKGVFLICGDRAWAGLPPRLLGGPCTFGKLSLLTPNRTNLIHWQTKNNTHTLAIKKRDLRQLDPDCNSEIVHWSRLKATAITVFLPWISAAKTMGELGRLECWVAKQANLTSTALSDLLSDEEITRQATIQNRAAIDYLLLLHNHRCEEFEGLCCLDLSSKAENVHATIDKMKTMVNDIKRETDDWLSGLFNGWGLSGWLGSILKTVILVLFILVVVIVVFSIVFGVIRRMVLKLISSSSPPPEVYHLEALSAPVDDLEASVENTDPPVEEEPIYQPWFGNHSAP